The following are from one region of the Edwardsiella tarda ATCC 15947 = NBRC 105688 genome:
- the trpCF gene encoding bifunctional indole-3-glycerol-phosphate synthase TrpC/phosphoribosylanthranilate isomerase TrpF has protein sequence MTAPLSSSPSLLRRIVAGKRRWIAERQRHQPLATFHATLQRAERDFYHALSATECALILECKKASPSRGVIRADFDPQAIARVYRDHAAAISVLTDSEDFQGDFTYLRAVSDVVTQPVLCKDFILDPYQIYLARHYRADAILLMLSVLDDDSYRRLAALADSLAMGVLTEVSNEQEMARALALGARVIGINNRNLHDLSVDTARTHHLAALAPASVTLIAESGIHHHAQLRDLGRHVQGFLIGSALMAQADLRSAVCRLRFGDNKVCGLTRPQDAAAAYQAGAIYGGLIFVARSPRYIDIATAQRVMQGAPLRYVGVFRDAQPTSVALAAERLGLHAVQLHGAEDQAYIDRLRPLLPAHCQIWKALAVGDTLPQRNLHHVDRYLFDAARPGGGRPFDWRLLAGQALENVMLAGGIGADNCRQAAALGACGLDVNSALESLPGVKDHAKLQATFLALRP, from the coding sequence ATGACCGCGCCCCTCTCCTCATCCCCCAGCCTGCTGCGCCGTATCGTGGCGGGTAAGCGACGCTGGATCGCCGAGCGCCAACGCCACCAGCCGCTGGCGACGTTTCACGCGACGCTGCAACGCGCCGAGCGTGATTTTTACCACGCGCTCAGCGCCACAGAATGCGCCTTAATCCTAGAGTGTAAGAAGGCCTCCCCCTCACGCGGGGTGATCCGCGCCGACTTCGATCCCCAGGCCATCGCCCGGGTATACCGCGACCACGCGGCGGCGATCTCGGTGCTGACCGATAGCGAGGACTTTCAGGGCGACTTCACCTACCTGCGCGCAGTAAGTGACGTTGTCACGCAGCCGGTGCTCTGCAAGGACTTTATCCTCGATCCCTATCAGATCTACCTGGCGCGGCACTACCGGGCCGATGCCATCCTGTTGATGCTCTCGGTGCTGGATGACGACAGCTATCGCCGCCTGGCCGCGCTCGCCGACAGCTTGGCGATGGGCGTATTGACCGAGGTCAGCAACGAACAGGAGATGGCGCGCGCGCTGGCGCTGGGGGCTCGCGTCATCGGTATCAACAACCGTAACCTGCATGATCTGAGCGTCGATACCGCGCGCACTCACCATCTGGCGGCACTGGCGCCGGCCTCTGTCACCCTGATCGCCGAGTCCGGCATCCACCATCACGCCCAGTTACGCGATCTGGGGCGCCACGTCCAGGGCTTCCTGATCGGCAGCGCGCTGATGGCTCAGGCGGATCTGCGTAGCGCCGTCTGTCGGCTACGCTTCGGCGACAACAAAGTCTGCGGCCTGACCCGGCCACAGGATGCCGCTGCCGCCTATCAGGCCGGGGCGATCTATGGCGGACTGATCTTCGTCGCCCGCTCGCCACGCTACATCGATATCGCCACGGCACAACGCGTCATGCAGGGCGCGCCGCTGCGCTACGTCGGTGTCTTTCGCGACGCCCAACCGACCAGCGTCGCCCTGGCCGCCGAGCGCCTAGGTCTGCACGCCGTGCAGCTCCATGGCGCCGAGGATCAGGCCTATATCGACCGCCTACGCCCCCTGCTACCCGCGCATTGCCAGATCTGGAAGGCGTTGGCGGTGGGCGACACCCTGCCGCAACGCAACCTACACCACGTCGATCGCTACCTGTTCGATGCGGCGCGCCCCGGCGGCGGACGTCCCTTTGACTGGCGACTGCTGGCCGGCCAAGCGTTGGAGAACGTGATGTTGGCCGGCGGGATCGGTGCCGACAACTGCCGGCAGGCGGCGGCGCTCGGCGCCTGTGGCCTCGACGTTAACTCGGCGCTCGAATCCCTCCCTGGTGTTAAGGATCACGCCAAACTCCAGGCCACGTTTCTGGCGCTGCGTCCCTGA
- the trpB gene encoding tryptophan synthase subunit beta: MSLLNPYFGEFGGQFVPQILIPALNQLEAAFLEARDDPDFQAQFHDLLHNYAGRPTALTLCRNLTAGTRTRLYLKREDLLHGGAHKTNQVLGQALLAKRMGKREIIAETGAGQHGVATALACALLGLKCRVYMGAKDVARQSPNVFRMRLMGAEVIPVHSGSATLKDACNEALRDWSAHYDQAHYLLGTAAGPHPYPTIVREFQRMIGAETRRQILQAEGRLPDAVLACVGGGSNAIGMFADFIDDSDVALIGVEPAGLGIETGQHGAPLKHGRVGIYFGMRSPMMQTADGQIEESYSLSAGLDFPSVGPQHAHLNSIGRADYVSASDEEALQAFMQLSRQEGIIPALESAHALAHALKLIRQQPDKEQLLVVNLSGRGDKDIFTVHDILQARGEMQ; this comes from the coding sequence ATGAGCTTACTGAACCCCTACTTCGGCGAATTTGGCGGCCAGTTCGTGCCCCAGATCCTGATCCCGGCGCTGAATCAGTTGGAGGCCGCCTTCCTCGAGGCGCGCGACGATCCCGACTTTCAGGCTCAGTTTCACGATCTGCTGCACAACTATGCTGGACGTCCCACCGCCCTGACCCTGTGTCGTAATCTGACCGCCGGTACCCGCACCCGGCTGTATCTGAAACGTGAGGATTTGTTACATGGCGGCGCCCACAAGACCAACCAGGTTCTCGGCCAGGCGCTCTTGGCGAAACGGATGGGCAAACGCGAGATCATCGCCGAGACCGGCGCCGGCCAGCATGGCGTGGCGACGGCGCTCGCCTGCGCCCTATTGGGGCTGAAATGCCGCGTCTATATGGGGGCCAAAGATGTCGCCCGTCAATCGCCCAACGTGTTCCGCATGCGACTGATGGGCGCCGAGGTGATCCCGGTACACAGCGGCTCGGCCACCCTGAAAGATGCCTGTAACGAGGCGCTGCGCGATTGGTCCGCTCACTATGACCAGGCCCACTATCTGCTGGGCACCGCCGCCGGGCCACATCCCTACCCGACTATCGTGCGTGAGTTTCAACGCATGATCGGTGCCGAGACGCGCCGCCAGATCCTCCAGGCCGAAGGACGTCTGCCCGATGCGGTGTTGGCCTGCGTCGGCGGCGGCTCCAACGCCATCGGCATGTTCGCCGACTTTATCGACGACAGCGACGTCGCCCTGATCGGGGTCGAGCCGGCCGGGCTGGGAATCGAGACCGGCCAACATGGCGCACCGCTCAAGCATGGCCGAGTGGGCATCTACTTCGGCATGCGCTCACCGATGATGCAGACCGCCGATGGGCAGATCGAGGAGTCCTACTCCCTCTCCGCCGGATTGGACTTCCCCTCCGTCGGGCCACAACACGCCCACTTGAACAGCATCGGCCGCGCCGACTATGTCTCGGCCAGCGACGAGGAGGCGTTGCAGGCCTTCATGCAGCTCTCACGCCAGGAGGGGATCATCCCGGCACTGGAGTCGGCTCACGCCCTGGCTCACGCCTTGAAGCTGATCCGCCAACAGCCGGATAAAGAGCAGCTCCTCGTGGTGAACCTCTCAGGGCGCGGCGACAAGGATATTTTTACCGTTCACGACATTCTGCAAGCTCGGGGAGAGATGCAATGA
- the trpA gene encoding tryptophan synthase subunit alpha, whose amino-acid sequence MTRYQTLFSHLRQHQAGAFVPFVTLGDPTPELSLRIIDTLVQAGADALELGIPFSDPLADGPVIQNATLRALQAGVTPERCFALLHTLRAKYPQLPIGLLMYANLVVNPGIDTFYRRCAEAGVDSVLIADVPLEESAPFHAAALRHGVAPIYICPPNADEALLQRLANHSQGYIYLLSRAGVTGAVNADLPPLRHLTQRLRELGGAPALQGFGIRVPEQVRAALDEGAAGAISGSAVVDLIAEHLDDPDQMLRQLHDFVQTMRAAARP is encoded by the coding sequence ATGACGCGTTATCAGACTCTGTTTTCACACTTACGCCAACACCAGGCAGGCGCCTTCGTTCCCTTCGTCACCTTAGGCGATCCGACGCCTGAACTCTCGCTACGCATCATCGATACGCTGGTACAGGCCGGTGCCGATGCCTTGGAGTTGGGGATCCCCTTCTCCGATCCGTTAGCCGACGGCCCCGTGATCCAGAATGCCACCCTGCGCGCCCTACAGGCCGGTGTCACACCCGAACGCTGCTTCGCACTGCTGCATACCCTCCGCGCGAAGTATCCACAGTTACCCATCGGGCTACTGATGTATGCCAATCTGGTGGTCAACCCGGGTATCGACACCTTCTACCGCCGCTGCGCCGAAGCCGGAGTCGACTCGGTTCTGATCGCTGACGTGCCGCTGGAGGAGTCCGCCCCCTTCCATGCGGCGGCACTCCGCCACGGGGTCGCCCCGATCTATATCTGCCCGCCCAATGCCGACGAGGCACTACTGCAACGCCTGGCGAACCATAGCCAGGGGTATATCTACCTGCTGTCGCGCGCCGGAGTCACCGGCGCCGTCAACGCCGACCTGCCTCCACTACGCCATCTCACCCAGCGTTTACGCGAGCTGGGCGGGGCCCCGGCGTTGCAGGGCTTCGGCATCCGTGTCCCCGAACAGGTGCGCGCCGCCCTGGATGAGGGGGCGGCAGGCGCCATCTCCGGTTCGGCCGTCGTCGACCTGATCGCCGAGCACCTCGACGATCCCGATCAGATGCTGCGCCAGTTGCATGACTTCGTCCAAACGATGCGTGCCGCCGCGCGGCCTTAA
- a CDS encoding BON domain-containing protein, translating into MKWSKHLYALGLAAMLAGPLAGCAGSSTQESTGNYIDDTVITTKVKSALLNAKNIKSTEIGVETYKGRVQLSGFVSSRADAQRAVQITQGVKGVRSVENDMRIR; encoded by the coding sequence ATGAAATGGTCGAAGCATCTCTATGCGCTCGGGCTGGCCGCCATGTTAGCCGGGCCACTGGCTGGCTGCGCCGGCTCTTCCACCCAGGAAAGTACTGGCAACTATATCGATGACACCGTGATCACCACCAAGGTGAAGAGTGCGTTACTCAACGCCAAGAACATTAAGTCTACGGAGATCGGCGTCGAAACCTATAAGGGACGGGTGCAACTGAGTGGTTTTGTCTCTTCCCGCGCCGATGCTCAGCGGGCCGTGCAGATCACCCAAGGGGTCAAAGGGGTGCGTTCAGTCGAGAATGACATGCGTATCCGCTAA
- the ompW gene encoding outer membrane protein OmpW, translating into MKKFSVALCLAAVLAPVVASAHQAGDFIFRAGTATVRPTTSSDNVLGLGEFKVDNNTQLGLTFGYMATDNIGIELLAATPFRHKVSLGELGNIATVHQLPPTLMAQWYFGRAEDKLRPYLGVGVNYTTFFDNSFDQNAKNLGLHDLQATSSWGVAGQAGLDYMVSENWMINASVWYINIDTKVKFRDSAGDQSSIKTEINPWVFMFGAGYRF; encoded by the coding sequence ATGAAAAAGTTTAGCGTTGCGCTCTGTCTTGCCGCGGTATTGGCGCCGGTGGTGGCTTCGGCTCATCAGGCGGGCGACTTTATTTTCCGCGCCGGCACCGCTACCGTGCGTCCGACCACCAGCTCCGATAATGTATTGGGGTTGGGGGAGTTCAAGGTGGATAACAATACGCAGTTGGGGCTGACCTTCGGCTACATGGCGACGGATAATATCGGCATCGAGCTGCTAGCCGCCACGCCATTCCGCCACAAGGTGTCGTTGGGTGAGCTGGGGAATATCGCCACCGTGCATCAACTGCCGCCGACCCTGATGGCACAGTGGTATTTTGGTCGTGCCGAAGACAAGCTGCGCCCCTACTTGGGGGTCGGGGTCAACTACACCACCTTCTTCGATAACAGCTTCGATCAAAATGCCAAGAACCTGGGATTGCACGATCTCCAGGCGACCAGTTCGTGGGGCGTCGCCGGTCAGGCGGGATTGGACTATATGGTCAGTGAGAACTGGATGATTAACGCCTCGGTGTGGTACATCAATATCGACACCAAGGTGAAGTTCCGCGATAGCGCGGGCGATCAGAGCAGCATCAAGACGGAGATCAATCCGTGGGTGTTCATGTTCGGCGCCGGTTATCGCTTCTAA
- a CDS encoding YkgJ family cysteine cluster protein, whose product MAHSTLTPLTIQTNPCVRCGACCAYFRVSFYWAEADDGGGQLAADDTERISSLMRCMRGTNSKRPRCIYLCGEVGQAVSCRAYAQRPTPCRDFMPSGENGQPNPACDRARAAYGLPPLSPHMTAYRQNAEEITT is encoded by the coding sequence ATGGCTCATTCAACGCTGACTCCACTCACCATTCAAACCAATCCCTGTGTTCGTTGCGGTGCCTGTTGCGCCTATTTTCGCGTCTCCTTCTATTGGGCCGAAGCCGACGACGGCGGTGGCCAACTCGCCGCCGACGATACGGAGCGAATCTCATCATTGATGCGCTGCATGCGCGGCACCAACAGCAAACGGCCGCGCTGCATCTACCTGTGTGGCGAGGTCGGCCAGGCGGTCAGTTGCCGCGCCTATGCGCAACGACCGACGCCTTGCCGGGACTTTATGCCGTCCGGAGAGAACGGCCAGCCGAATCCGGCCTGTGATCGGGCGCGCGCGGCTTACGGCCTGCCGCCCCTATCTCCCCACATGACGGCATACCGTCAGAACGCGGAAGAAATCACCACCTGA
- a CDS encoding YciC family protein — protein sequence MPITARSLYRDSINFFRHQMAPIILLALLTAFISVALNQTFSPSSQALTQLASDDNVSAARGLQDMIRQMTPEQQMTLLKVSAAASFSVLIGNVLLLGGMLVLIAQASNGARLSALRAIGLSAPMLPRLLLLMLLCTLMVQLGITLFILPGIILAVGLALSPMIMTAEQCGVIKAIRSSFRLSFANVRLISPAILLWMLMKLVLLLLVDTLAALHPSLGMVIMGTLSNLISVGLILYLSRLYMLLRTPA from the coding sequence ATGCCCATCACGGCCCGGAGCCTTTACCGTGACAGCATTAACTTTTTCCGCCACCAGATGGCCCCCATCATCCTGTTAGCCTTATTGACGGCGTTTATCAGCGTGGCGTTAAACCAAACCTTTAGCCCGAGTAGCCAAGCGCTGACCCAATTGGCGAGCGATGACAATGTCAGCGCGGCGCGAGGATTACAGGATATGATCCGCCAGATGACCCCCGAACAGCAGATGACGCTGCTGAAGGTGTCAGCCGCCGCGAGCTTCTCCGTCCTCATCGGGAATGTCTTGTTACTGGGGGGGATGTTGGTGTTGATCGCGCAGGCATCGAATGGCGCCCGTCTCAGCGCCTTACGCGCCATCGGCCTCTCCGCACCGATGCTGCCGCGCCTGCTGCTGCTGATGCTGCTGTGTACCTTGATGGTGCAACTGGGTATTACGCTGTTTATTCTGCCAGGGATCATCCTGGCCGTCGGCCTGGCGCTATCGCCGATGATCATGACCGCGGAGCAGTGTGGTGTCATCAAGGCGATCCGTAGCAGTTTCCGCCTCTCCTTCGCCAATGTACGCCTGATCAGCCCCGCCATCCTGCTCTGGATGCTGATGAAGCTGGTTCTGCTGCTCTTGGTCGATACCCTCGCCGCGCTGCACCCCAGCCTGGGGATGGTGATCATGGGGACGCTGAGCAACCTGATCTCCGTCGGGTTGATCCTCTACCTCTCTCGCCTGTATATGCTGCTGCGTACCCCGGCCTGA
- a CDS encoding SulP family inorganic anion transporter, whose amino-acid sequence MQWNFLRRWMPGLYLLMHYRREWLGDDLRAGLSVAAVALPVALAYADLVGVSAVVGIYACILPMIAYALFGSSRQVIVGPDTATCAVIAAVVTPLAAGDPQRQWQLCVMMSLMTGIWCLVASRFRLGALADLLSRPILTGLLNGLAVTIIVDQLAKMMGYQPASREVIERILSLPHDVLGSHWPTLLLSLSVLAALLALRRWRPGWPAALLVMMLAMCAMWLFDLRRYGIQTIAGFDGALPLVQWPSFQPALLRDLVMPSLNLALISFVSLMLTARSFASKNGYDVNADDEFRALGMANIASALSQGFAISGASSRTAVNDANGGKSQLVSIIAALTIAAVLFTLGHLLHYIPVAALGVVLIYASWLLLDIRSLAGLRKRNPSAFRLALFTFASVLLVGVMPGIGLAVLLGLLQFFRTVFRPSEQLLGVNEEGMIHSLGNGNAVRAVEGVLIYRFNSPLTYFNIAYFKRRILNLVDGMPFQARWVVIDAVSCFTYPDVSVLAGIDELKRDLRQRKVHLVLAGRKTDLKRWFGRNRAAGEEKGLLFVADLYLALKLIQSSQCAHEESAGSVASDTPSSVRSTLSVSG is encoded by the coding sequence ATGCAATGGAATTTTTTGCGCCGCTGGATGCCAGGGCTGTATCTGTTAATGCACTATCGCCGCGAATGGTTGGGCGACGATCTGCGCGCCGGGCTGTCGGTGGCGGCGGTGGCGCTACCGGTTGCGTTGGCCTATGCCGATCTGGTGGGCGTGAGCGCGGTGGTGGGGATCTATGCGTGCATTTTGCCGATGATCGCCTATGCGCTGTTTGGCTCGTCGCGTCAGGTGATCGTCGGGCCGGACACCGCCACCTGCGCGGTGATCGCCGCGGTGGTGACCCCGTTAGCGGCCGGCGATCCGCAGCGTCAGTGGCAACTGTGTGTCATGATGAGCCTGATGACCGGCATATGGTGCCTGGTGGCCAGCCGCTTTCGGCTGGGGGCCTTGGCCGACTTGCTCTCGCGCCCCATTTTAACCGGCTTGCTCAATGGCTTGGCGGTGACCATCATCGTCGATCAGCTGGCCAAGATGATGGGCTATCAACCCGCCTCGCGCGAGGTGATCGAACGTATCCTATCGTTGCCTCATGACGTACTCGGTAGTCATTGGCCGACCCTGTTGCTGTCGTTATCCGTGCTGGCGGCGTTGCTGGCTCTGCGTCGCTGGCGTCCTGGTTGGCCGGCGGCGTTGCTGGTGATGATGCTGGCGATGTGTGCGATGTGGCTGTTCGACTTACGGCGCTACGGCATCCAGACTATCGCCGGTTTCGATGGCGCCTTGCCGTTGGTACAGTGGCCCAGTTTCCAGCCTGCGCTGCTGCGTGATCTGGTGATGCCCTCCCTTAACCTGGCGTTGATCAGCTTTGTTAGCTTGATGCTGACGGCGCGTAGCTTCGCCAGCAAGAATGGTTATGACGTCAACGCCGATGATGAGTTTCGCGCCTTGGGGATGGCGAACATCGCCTCGGCTCTGTCTCAGGGATTCGCCATTAGCGGCGCGAGCTCACGCACCGCCGTCAACGATGCTAACGGCGGTAAGAGTCAGCTGGTCTCCATCATCGCGGCGTTGACCATCGCCGCGGTGTTGTTCACGTTGGGCCACCTGTTGCATTACATTCCGGTGGCGGCGTTGGGCGTGGTGTTGATCTACGCCTCATGGCTGTTGTTGGACATTCGCTCGCTGGCCGGGCTGCGTAAGCGTAACCCCTCAGCTTTTCGTCTGGCACTGTTTACCTTCGCTAGCGTGCTGCTGGTGGGGGTCATGCCGGGGATCGGCTTGGCGGTGCTGTTGGGCCTCTTGCAATTTTTCCGCACCGTCTTTCGTCCCAGCGAACAGCTCTTGGGGGTGAACGAAGAGGGGATGATCCATTCTCTCGGTAATGGCAATGCGGTACGGGCGGTGGAGGGGGTGCTGATCTACCGTTTCAACTCGCCGTTGACCTACTTCAACATCGCCTATTTCAAGCGTCGGATTCTCAATCTGGTGGATGGTATGCCCTTCCAGGCGCGCTGGGTGGTGATCGACGCGGTATCTTGCTTTACCTATCCCGATGTCAGCGTGTTGGCGGGTATCGATGAATTAAAGCGCGATCTGCGGCAGCGTAAGGTGCATCTGGTGTTGGCCGGGCGCAAGACCGATCTCAAACGCTGGTTTGGTCGCAATCGTGCCGCGGGGGAGGAGAAGGGGTTGTTGTTTGTCGCCGATCTCTACCTAGCGCTGAAGTTGATCCAGAGTAGTCAGTGTGCGCATGAAGAGTCTGCGGGCTCAGTCGCTAGCGATACGCCGTCTTCTGTTAGGTCCACGCTTAGCGTCTCTGGCTAG
- a CDS encoding septation protein A, with protein MKQLLDFLPLVVFFVCYKLYDIYVASGALIAATAAALVLTWLKYRRVEKMTLITFIMVAIFGTLTLVFHNDLFIKWKVTVIYTLFALALLVSQLVLKKPLIQRMLGKELQLPDGVWSRLNTAWALFFLACGLANIYVAFWLPQSVWVDFKVFGLTILTLLFTLLSGIYIYRNMAEEQKN; from the coding sequence ATGAAGCAACTGTTAGATTTTTTACCCTTGGTGGTATTTTTCGTCTGTTACAAGCTGTATGACATTTATGTCGCCTCTGGCGCGTTGATCGCGGCGACCGCCGCGGCATTGGTATTGACCTGGCTGAAATATCGCCGGGTAGAGAAGATGACCCTGATCACCTTTATCATGGTCGCCATCTTCGGTACCTTGACACTGGTCTTCCATAACGATCTGTTTATCAAATGGAAGGTTACCGTGATTTATACCCTCTTTGCTCTGGCGCTGCTGGTCAGCCAGCTGGTGCTGAAGAAGCCGTTGATCCAGCGCATGCTGGGGAAAGAGTTGCAACTGCCTGATGGTGTCTGGTCGCGATTGAATACGGCCTGGGCGCTATTCTTCCTGGCCTGTGGCCTGGCGAATATCTATGTCGCCTTCTGGTTACCTCAGAGCGTCTGGGTCGACTTTAAAGTCTTTGGCCTGACGATCCTGACCCTGCTGTTTACCCTGTTAAGTGGTATTTACATCTACCGAAATATGGCGGAAGAGCAAAAGAATTAA
- the yciA gene encoding acyl-CoA thioester hydrolase YciA → MSEKLRLPAGELVLRTLAMPADTNANGDIFGGWIMSQMDIGGAILAKEIAEGRVVTVAVNAITFLKPVAVGDVVCCYARCIRTGRSSITVNIEVWVKKVASEPIGQRECVTEAVFTYVAVNDANKSRALPAGKANFRQGMTE, encoded by the coding sequence ATGAGCGAAAAACTTCGTTTACCGGCAGGTGAGCTTGTTCTGCGTACCTTGGCCATGCCAGCCGACACCAACGCTAACGGGGACATCTTCGGCGGTTGGATCATGTCACAAATGGATATTGGCGGCGCAATCCTGGCCAAAGAGATCGCCGAAGGGCGTGTCGTTACGGTGGCGGTCAACGCCATCACCTTCCTAAAACCGGTAGCGGTGGGCGATGTGGTCTGCTGTTACGCACGCTGCATCCGTACCGGGCGTAGCTCGATTACCGTCAATATTGAGGTCTGGGTGAAGAAGGTTGCCTCTGAGCCCATCGGCCAGCGTGAATGTGTCACCGAAGCGGTATTTACCTATGTTGCGGTCAACGATGCCAACAAGTCACGGGCCTTGCCGGCCGGTAAGGCTAACTTCCGTCAAGGGATGACGGAATAA
- a CDS encoding TonB family protein gives MADKSILQHFFLARRLSWPMALSLSLHASLIAALLYASYHEVRPQPVSQPGPINAIMVNPAMFAMAGAAASARPGASSSTSGEPTAATLPAPQAQQKTMPPEQEARPEKTPVNASPAPTRPVSPAPTRPESVPRAAPALEKPKPQRQARAHRSAPPSAVAPAKASPHETPPNTPRPAVSAPQSAALTSAPPSSRAGAMTSADQAPQSGASGGGTPGATANNHAAAPQAISRREPEYPARALALHVEGRVNVSFDVDGEGRVDNVRIVSADPAGVFEREVKRAVRRWRYQAGRPGHDVRVTVYFRIDGRSTIE, from the coding sequence TTGGCTGATAAATCTATCTTGCAGCATTTTTTCCTGGCACGTCGCCTTTCATGGCCGATGGCGTTGTCGTTGTCGCTGCACGCCTCGTTGATCGCCGCGCTGCTCTATGCCTCCTATCATGAGGTTCGCCCGCAGCCGGTGAGCCAGCCTGGACCGATCAATGCGATCATGGTCAATCCCGCCATGTTTGCGATGGCGGGGGCCGCTGCATCGGCGCGCCCTGGCGCGTCCTCCTCGACATCTGGTGAGCCGACAGCGGCGACGCTCCCCGCACCACAGGCGCAACAGAAGACGATGCCGCCAGAGCAGGAGGCTCGTCCGGAGAAGACGCCGGTGAATGCGTCACCTGCGCCGACGCGGCCGGTGTCCCCTGCGCCGACGCGGCCGGAGAGCGTGCCGCGTGCCGCGCCAGCGCTGGAAAAACCCAAGCCGCAGCGGCAAGCGCGAGCGCACCGCAGCGCGCCGCCGTCGGCCGTCGCGCCCGCCAAGGCATCCCCTCATGAGACGCCGCCGAACACGCCGCGTCCGGCGGTGAGTGCGCCCCAGTCGGCGGCCTTGACTTCCGCGCCACCATCGTCGCGGGCGGGGGCAATGACGTCGGCCGATCAGGCGCCTCAATCCGGCGCCAGCGGGGGAGGCACGCCGGGCGCCACGGCGAATAATCATGCCGCCGCGCCGCAGGCGATCAGCCGCCGGGAGCCGGAGTACCCGGCGCGCGCATTGGCGCTACACGTCGAGGGGCGGGTTAATGTCAGCTTCGATGTCGACGGCGAGGGGCGAGTCGATAATGTGCGCATCGTGAGCGCCGATCCGGCGGGGGTGTTTGAGCGCGAGGTGAAACGCGCCGTACGCCGCTGGCGCTACCAGGCGGGGCGTCCAGGGCACGATGTGAGGGTAACGGTCTATTTCCGTATCGATGGGCGCAGCACGATAGAGTAA
- a CDS encoding YciI family protein, with translation MLYLIYAQDAPDTLAQRLAARPAHLARLQLLRDQGRLLTAGPLPAIDSNDPGAAGFTGSAVIAEFASLTEAQAWAGNDPYVAAGVYHQVSVTPYKQVF, from the coding sequence ATGTTGTACCTGATTTACGCCCAGGATGCACCCGACACGCTAGCGCAGCGTCTGGCTGCCCGCCCCGCCCATCTGGCCAGACTCCAACTCCTGCGCGATCAAGGTCGCCTATTAACGGCTGGCCCACTACCAGCCATCGACAGCAACGATCCCGGCGCGGCAGGGTTCACCGGATCGGCGGTGATCGCCGAGTTCGCCTCTCTGACCGAGGCGCAGGCATGGGCAGGAAACGATCCCTATGTGGCTGCCGGTGTCTACCACCAAGTCAGTGTCACCCCGTATAAGCAGGTCTTCTAA
- a CDS encoding Dps family protein, translated as MANSKQNGKTSIGLDSQQSTQLAEALNTLLANYQILYMNVRGYHWNISGPQFFALHVKFEEIYNDLLLKVDELAERVLTLGDRPRHAFSDYLKIATIKEDVDVCDDRGTLNGLLAGYALLLEQQRAILQLATEAGDEGTVALMSDYIKQQEKQVWMLNAYLG; from the coding sequence ATGGCAAACAGTAAGCAAAACGGTAAAACCTCTATCGGCCTCGATTCCCAGCAATCCACCCAATTGGCCGAGGCACTCAACACTCTGCTGGCCAACTATCAGATCCTGTATATGAACGTGCGCGGCTATCACTGGAACATCAGCGGTCCGCAATTCTTCGCGCTGCACGTTAAGTTTGAGGAGATCTATAACGATCTGCTGCTGAAGGTCGACGAACTGGCCGAACGCGTGCTGACGCTGGGCGACCGCCCGCGTCACGCCTTTAGCGACTACCTGAAGATCGCCACCATTAAAGAAGACGTCGATGTCTGCGACGATCGCGGAACGCTCAACGGGCTACTCGCCGGTTACGCCTTATTACTCGAACAACAGCGCGCCATCCTGCAACTGGCTACCGAGGCGGGCGACGAGGGCACGGTCGCACTGATGAGCGACTATATTAAGCAACAGGAAAAACAGGTGTGGATGTTGAACGCCTACCTCGGTTAA
- a CDS encoding YciY family protein — protein MRHSRNEVGRWRMLRQIHRRRSHWLEGQSRRNRHIYCIRRLHRIQHHRSLLYSVAYEW, from the coding sequence ATGCGACACAGTCGAAATGAAGTAGGGCGTTGGCGGATGCTGCGTCAGATCCATCGGCGCCGCAGCCACTGGTTGGAAGGCCAGTCACGCCGCAATCGCCATATCTATTGCATTCGCCGTTTACACAGAATTCAGCATCATCGTTCCTTGCTCTATTCCGTTGCCTACGAGTGGTAA